In one Thermanaerovibrio velox DSM 12556 genomic region, the following are encoded:
- a CDS encoding methyl-accepting chemotaxis protein, with product MSIRRKLFLLALGAAALMALMVAVVAFNSYRVLNQQVNETGLETIKDRAEQIDLYFDRLAAVAQTAAQAAAHEIEKGSSTDDALEPLMMRIFSRVSKDPNIFEVYVGFESDGRLASGVGWKEPGDYDARKRDWYVGALAAGKTTLSAPYVDAGTGDLLITVSTPVKGSDGRLLGVAAVDVKLNSLSDQVTQYKIMGRGLGLLTTEDGVFLANPKKEMIMKENISKPSSLVSEEYARAGQVILSTKPGGFVDYKFLGAGRRNFFYHSRWGFVVCVVFPTADLNRMVMSVALKQLVLGLFTLLGLVGMLWWLCRGIITPIDRISRAIGRLGELDLRRGEDEEWLRKEAGSDTEIGHMARSMMHLLDNLRHTIGEIRRESDRAASSAENLAALSEEQVASVEEVKASVDRVSSLMQENSAALQETNAGIEEVSSGAQQAANSATEGAEATSQMSVLSERAIGQVEEVVRAITALGSESERTYERIRKVAESVSSISGFVSTIRSIADQTNLLALNAAIEAARAGEAGRGFAVVAEEVRKLAEESGMAAKEVEDLIGPLQANTEESLRATEQSKRSMEETVRRAHDSSEGLRRVLEHIKTVNDVMQNIAATSEEQAAAAQEIARGIDSATQGTLETTSAVELIKSSSEETARASEAVAQEAQALSQTAEKLETLVAKFKHDQGETLAIKG from the coding sequence ATGTCCATAAGGAGGAAGCTGTTCCTTTTGGCCCTTGGTGCTGCGGCGCTAATGGCATTGATGGTGGCGGTGGTGGCCTTCAACAGCTACCGGGTGCTGAACCAACAGGTGAACGAGACGGGGTTGGAGACCATAAAGGACCGGGCGGAGCAGATAGACCTGTACTTCGACCGGCTCGCCGCCGTAGCACAGACCGCAGCCCAGGCGGCGGCCCATGAGATCGAGAAGGGCTCCAGCACCGACGACGCTTTGGAGCCCCTGATGATGCGTATTTTCAGCAGGGTATCAAAGGATCCCAACATCTTCGAGGTTTACGTAGGGTTTGAGTCCGACGGGAGGCTCGCCAGCGGCGTGGGGTGGAAGGAGCCCGGGGATTACGATGCAAGGAAGCGGGACTGGTATGTAGGGGCCCTGGCGGCGGGTAAGACCACCCTCTCGGCCCCCTACGTGGATGCTGGGACCGGGGACCTTCTAATCACCGTTTCCACCCCGGTGAAGGGGAGCGACGGCCGGCTTCTGGGTGTTGCGGCGGTGGACGTGAAGCTCAACAGCCTGTCCGACCAGGTGACCCAGTACAAGATAATGGGCAGGGGGCTTGGGCTTTTGACCACCGAGGACGGGGTGTTCCTGGCGAACCCCAAGAAGGAGATGATCATGAAGGAGAACATCTCCAAGCCCAGCTCCCTGGTCAGCGAGGAGTACGCCCGGGCGGGGCAGGTGATACTGTCAACTAAGCCCGGGGGCTTCGTGGACTACAAGTTCCTGGGAGCGGGCCGGAGGAACTTCTTCTACCACTCCCGGTGGGGTTTCGTGGTGTGCGTGGTGTTCCCCACCGCGGACCTCAACCGGATGGTCATGTCCGTGGCGCTGAAGCAGCTTGTCCTTGGGCTCTTCACCCTCCTTGGGCTGGTGGGCATGCTGTGGTGGCTGTGCCGGGGGATAATAACCCCCATAGACCGGATAAGCCGGGCCATAGGGCGCCTTGGGGAGCTGGACTTGAGGAGGGGGGAGGACGAGGAGTGGCTCCGGAAGGAGGCGGGAAGCGACACCGAGATAGGGCACATGGCGAGGTCCATGATGCACCTTTTGGATAACCTGAGGCACACCATAGGGGAGATCCGCCGGGAGTCGGACCGGGCGGCGTCGTCGGCGGAGAATTTGGCGGCCCTGTCGGAGGAGCAGGTGGCGTCGGTGGAGGAGGTAAAGGCGTCGGTGGACCGGGTGTCGTCGCTGATGCAGGAGAACTCCGCGGCGCTGCAGGAGACCAACGCGGGGATAGAGGAAGTGTCCAGCGGCGCCCAGCAGGCGGCGAACTCCGCCACGGAGGGAGCGGAGGCCACGAGCCAGATGTCGGTTCTTTCCGAGAGGGCCATAGGTCAGGTGGAGGAGGTGGTGAGGGCCATAACCGCCCTGGGATCCGAGTCCGAGAGGACCTATGAGAGGATCCGGAAGGTGGCGGAGTCCGTGAGCTCCATATCCGGTTTTGTGAGCACCATAAGGTCCATAGCGGACCAGACGAACCTTTTGGCGCTGAACGCGGCGATAGAGGCGGCCAGGGCAGGCGAGGCGGGCCGGGGCTTTGCGGTGGTGGCGGAGGAGGTGCGCAAGCTTGCGGAGGAGTCCGGGATGGCGGCGAAGGAGGTTGAGGACCTCATAGGGCCGCTGCAGGCGAACACCGAGGAGTCCCTGAGGGCCACGGAGCAGTCGAAGAGGTCCATGGAGGAGACGGTGCGCCGGGCCCACGATTCGTCGGAGGGATTAAGGCGTGTGCTTGAGCACATAAAGACGGTGAACGACGTGATGCAGAACATAGCGGCCACGTCGGAGGAGCAGGCGGCGGCGGCGCAGGAGATAGCCCGTGGGATAGACAGCGCCACCCAGGGCACGTTGGAGACCACCAGCGCGGTGGAGCTCATAAAGAGCTCCAGCGAGGAGACCGCCAGGGCCAGCGAGGCGGTGGCCCAGGAGGCCCAGGCCTTGAGCCAGACCGCGGAGAAGCTGGAGACCCTGGTGGCCAAGTTCAAGCACGACCAAGGGGAGACGCTGGCCATCAAGGGGTAG
- the yfcE gene encoding phosphodiesterase, which produces MGGAGMSAALGVPWGERFFVVCSDVHGSAKAWRRLEAYLGGASFLLHCGDLFYHGPRNPLPEGYDPKGLGELVRSAPVPVVLVRGNCDAPVDQLMSSPRVMVDRFAFWWDRLTGIAAHGDDFSSFRQEALAGGFRLALSGHTHVASVVREGDTVFVNPGSLSLPKGKDPASFGVVASSAVFIVNLDGEVIHSEPL; this is translated from the coding sequence ATGGGGGGTGCTGGGATGTCCGCGGCCTTAGGAGTTCCGTGGGGGGAAAGGTTCTTTGTGGTGTGCAGCGATGTTCACGGGAGCGCCAAGGCATGGCGCCGTCTTGAGGCCTATCTTGGTGGGGCGTCGTTTCTCCTTCACTGCGGGGACCTGTTCTACCACGGTCCGAGGAACCCTTTGCCGGAGGGATATGATCCCAAGGGTCTTGGAGAGCTCGTCCGCTCCGCTCCGGTCCCCGTGGTTTTGGTGCGCGGCAATTGCGATGCCCCGGTTGATCAGTTGATGTCCTCTCCTAGGGTGATGGTGGATCGCTTTGCCTTTTGGTGGGACCGTTTGACGGGCATAGCGGCCCACGGGGACGATTTCTCATCCTTCCGGCAGGAGGCGTTGGCCGGGGGTTTTCGCCTTGCCCTGTCCGGGCACACCCATGTGGCTTCGGTGGTGAGGGAGGGGGATACGGTGTTCGTGAACCCCGGCTCTCTAAGCCTTCCAAAGGGCAAGGACCCCGCGAGCTTTGGGGTGGTCGCTTCGTCCGCGGTCTTTATAGTCAATCTTGACGGAGAGGTCATTCATAGTGAGCCCCTCTAG
- a CDS encoding GAF domain-containing protein, with protein sequence MAVRSLSCISRYRYVSVFIYKKDIDVLVQVAGSGNFEIGLQLPRGTGVVWRAFTGGKGTLVKDVRSDRDYVPSDAEVRSEVSVPLQLGGKRIGVLNVESPFILERRDLWFVSVIGSLLSYVLSGIEDRMELENALRRERDASGSDAQRIKALDRAVLQRERALKEARRNAKVAEALLSIMRGHSAFMDLEGLCSCIVEAVSSLGYPNVYLLVRSDNREDPAFELKAFRGLPQDSSVWRLPMSKLEGIWGWVLENRRTYLCNDTSRDPLYRTGHSAIRSEMSTPITSSSGEVLGLLDLQDERPFRFNAEDVKLMEGVARYLGFMLEHSYHLRDLDLRMREIRMLHDIVQEMAFCGSLDEMVRSVVYMVAERLGYRAVTVFKLETPEGGVSVMASSHSYEDPEAVNRVLSQGTSLVSRSARNGVLQNTPDVAKTKEWIPLIPTVRSQLDVPIAIHGKIYGVLCIEDEAEAAFGPKEEELFTILAGHMATVWRLLELVERVKVESMRDVLTGVPNIRSFKIRLAEMLHRARSRGVKFAVVMMDLGNFKGINDRFGHSTGDEVLKRFAKAVDRRTCDVDFFARYGGDEFVMLVWDVDEAKVARLCLMLKDLVASLDLGIEYNLYVDLGYSVFPDDGSDGDQLIRLADERMYNDKRERKGQDRKQGGMTHD encoded by the coding sequence GTGGCGGTGCGGTCCTTATCCTGTATATCCCGCTACCGCTACGTCTCCGTGTTCATTTACAAGAAGGATATTGATGTGTTGGTTCAGGTGGCGGGGTCTGGGAACTTCGAGATCGGGCTTCAGCTGCCCCGTGGGACCGGGGTGGTTTGGCGGGCTTTCACCGGAGGCAAGGGGACGTTGGTGAAGGACGTGAGGTCCGACCGGGACTACGTTCCCAGCGATGCGGAGGTGAGATCCGAGGTCTCGGTTCCCCTGCAGCTTGGGGGCAAGAGGATAGGGGTTTTGAACGTGGAGTCCCCGTTTATCTTGGAGCGTCGGGATCTTTGGTTCGTATCCGTCATAGGTTCGCTTCTATCCTACGTCCTCTCCGGTATCGAGGACCGGATGGAGCTGGAGAACGCCCTCCGGCGTGAGAGGGACGCCTCCGGTTCCGATGCCCAGCGGATAAAGGCCTTGGACAGGGCGGTTCTGCAGCGGGAGAGGGCCCTCAAGGAGGCGAGGCGCAACGCCAAGGTGGCGGAGGCCCTGCTCTCCATAATGAGGGGGCATTCGGCCTTCATGGACCTAGAGGGGCTCTGTTCGTGCATAGTGGAGGCCGTATCCTCCCTCGGTTACCCCAACGTCTATCTTCTGGTCCGTTCTGACAACCGGGAGGATCCGGCGTTTGAGCTCAAGGCCTTCAGGGGGCTTCCGCAGGACAGCTCGGTGTGGAGGCTCCCCATGTCAAAGTTGGAGGGTATATGGGGGTGGGTCCTGGAGAACCGGAGGACCTACCTCTGCAATGACACATCCCGGGATCCCCTATACCGGACCGGCCACAGCGCCATTCGATCGGAGATGTCCACGCCCATAACCTCCTCTTCCGGGGAGGTTCTGGGGCTTCTGGACCTCCAGGACGAGAGGCCCTTCCGCTTCAACGCCGAGGACGTCAAGCTGATGGAGGGGGTGGCGAGGTACCTTGGGTTCATGCTGGAGCACTCCTACCACCTGAGGGATCTGGACCTCAGGATGAGGGAGATCCGGATGCTGCACGACATCGTCCAGGAGATGGCCTTCTGCGGCAGCCTGGATGAGATGGTTAGGTCCGTGGTGTACATGGTGGCGGAGCGGCTCGGTTACCGGGCGGTGACGGTTTTCAAGCTGGAGACCCCCGAAGGCGGTGTGTCGGTGATGGCCTCATCCCACAGTTATGAGGACCCGGAGGCGGTTAACCGGGTTTTGAGCCAGGGTACTTCACTGGTGTCCCGATCGGCCAGGAACGGGGTCCTTCAGAACACCCCGGACGTGGCGAAGACGAAGGAGTGGATCCCCTTGATCCCCACGGTTAGGAGCCAGCTGGACGTCCCCATCGCCATTCACGGTAAGATCTACGGGGTCCTCTGCATAGAGGACGAGGCGGAGGCCGCGTTCGGTCCCAAGGAGGAGGAGCTCTTCACCATACTGGCGGGGCACATGGCGACGGTGTGGCGCTTGTTGGAGCTGGTGGAACGGGTGAAGGTGGAGTCCATGAGGGACGTGCTCACCGGGGTGCCCAACATAAGGAGCTTCAAGATCCGTTTGGCGGAGATGCTTCACCGGGCGAGATCCAGGGGGGTTAAGTTTGCGGTGGTGATGATGGACCTCGGAAACTTCAAGGGTATTAACGACCGTTTCGGCCACTCCACCGGGGACGAGGTGCTGAAGAGGTTCGCCAAGGCGGTGGACCGCAGGACCTGTGACGTGGATTTCTTCGCCCGCTACGGGGGAGACGAGTTCGTGATGTTGGTTTGGGATGTGGACGAGGCCAAGGTGGCCAGGTTATGCCTGATGTTGAAGGATTTGGTGGCTTCCCTGGACCTTGGTATAGAATATAATCTTTATGTGGATTTGGGTTATTCAGTTTTCCCCGATGACGGTTCCGATGGGGATCAGCTGATACGCCTTGCGGACGAAAGGATGTACAATGATAAGCGGGAGCGCAAAGGACAGGATAGAAAACAGGGAGGGATGACCCATGACTGA
- a CDS encoding chemotaxis protein CheW yields MTEAGTLSRGAVKTDAESRGAERILLVFDLVGEYCGLDVNMVREIVHVPPSITRVPNAPSYVRGVINLRGTVIPVLDMAVKMGNAPSQKTSDSRIVVAEYQDILFGVLVDAVREVRTIHDGQVESGVGTDVGIGRDYVQGVAKLEDGRLIVLLDLAGLFDIDDLVQEEEEGEE; encoded by the coding sequence ATGACTGAGGCAGGAACCCTTAGCAGGGGGGCCGTTAAGACTGATGCGGAGTCCCGAGGGGCCGAGAGGATCCTCTTGGTGTTCGATCTTGTTGGGGAGTATTGCGGTTTGGATGTGAACATGGTTAGGGAGATCGTGCACGTTCCCCCTTCCATAACCAGGGTCCCCAACGCTCCTTCCTACGTGCGGGGGGTCATAAACCTCCGGGGCACCGTAATACCGGTGTTGGACATGGCGGTGAAGATGGGTAATGCCCCCTCTCAGAAGACCAGTGACTCCAGGATAGTGGTGGCGGAGTACCAGGACATACTCTTTGGGGTTTTGGTCGATGCGGTTCGGGAGGTCCGTACCATCCACGACGGTCAGGTGGAGTCCGGAGTTGGCACCGATGTGGGTATAGGCAGGGACTACGTCCAGGGGGTGGCCAAGCTGGAGGACGGTCGTCTCATAGTCCTTCTTGACCTGGCTGGTCTTTTCGACATAGACGACCTGGTCCAGGAGGAGGAGGAAGGGGAGGAGTGA
- a CDS encoding PHP domain-containing protein, whose amino-acid sequence MIWVDLHLHSTCSDGTVKPSDLPKLGRRLGLSVMALTDHDTTDGNEEFLRSCRRHRVKGIPGVEVSAEAPYTLHVLGYRVSSGGPLEEALAWVREGREERNHRICSKLSALGVPVSMEEARSEAGSDLVGRPHIARVLVRKGYASDPMDAFNRFLGRGAPAYVSRRRLSPGDAIDLIRQSGGLAVMAHPLQTGLGWDDLYRLVVEMRSMGLWGVECFHSSASREDSLRLFQMCAELSLVPTGGSDFHGENKPWVSMGVPVEPTWIPWARLGVDL is encoded by the coding sequence ATGATATGGGTTGACCTTCACCTGCACAGCACCTGTTCCGATGGGACCGTTAAGCCCTCGGATCTGCCGAAGCTAGGCCGTAGACTTGGCTTGTCGGTTATGGCCCTTACGGATCACGACACCACCGATGGCAACGAGGAGTTCCTGAGGTCCTGCAGGAGGCACAGGGTTAAGGGCATCCCTGGGGTTGAGGTGTCTGCGGAGGCCCCTTACACGTTGCACGTGCTTGGTTATCGGGTGAGCTCCGGCGGCCCTTTGGAGGAGGCCTTGGCTTGGGTTCGGGAGGGTCGGGAGGAGAGGAACCACAGGATATGCAGTAAGCTTAGTGCCCTGGGGGTCCCGGTCAGCATGGAGGAGGCCAGGAGTGAGGCCGGGTCGGACCTAGTCGGCAGGCCCCACATAGCCCGTGTGCTTGTTAGAAAGGGTTATGCATCGGACCCCATGGATGCCTTCAACCGGTTTTTGGGGCGTGGTGCCCCCGCTTACGTGTCCCGGCGCCGGCTCTCCCCTGGGGATGCCATAGATCTCATAAGGCAGTCCGGGGGGCTTGCGGTCATGGCCCATCCCCTTCAGACCGGCCTTGGTTGGGACGACCTGTATCGGCTAGTGGTGGAGATGCGTTCCATGGGTCTTTGGGGGGTGGAGTGTTTTCACTCCTCCGCGTCCCGGGAGGACTCGTTGAGGCTGTTCCAGATGTGTGCGGAGCTCTCGTTGGTGCCCACCGGAGGATCCGACTTTCACGGGGAAAACAAGCCCTGGGTGTCCATGGGGGTTCCCGTGGAGCCCACCTGGATCCCCTGGGCAAGGCTTGGTGTGGACCTTTAG
- a CDS encoding threonine aldolase family protein, with amino-acid sequence MPMDFRSDTVTRPTPEMRRAMAEAEVGDDVYGEDPTVRRLEEECASMLGTQDALFVCSGTMGNLTAALTWCPRGTSAIVGSMSHMYNYEAGGMSALGGVFPAVVDDSSGCPALEDVKAAVRGSGNVHFSPTRLLCLENTHNSCGGVAVEIERFRSLALKAREEGLYVHLDGARLFNACVALGCEARLYGEAVTSVMICLSKGLGAPMGSVLCGPSDFIAEARGWRKRLGGGLRQSGVVAAAGLVALRSIDRLHEDHENAALLSRGLEDGGLKVHRVPNPTNMVYFSLPGSVSPGGFVRALAGKGVFVGALPDGRIRMVTHRDVSREDVLAAVPVVLKEAGLRS; translated from the coding sequence ATGCCCATGGATTTCAGGAGCGACACGGTTACCCGGCCCACGCCGGAGATGAGGCGGGCCATGGCGGAGGCGGAGGTGGGGGATGACGTATACGGGGAGGACCCCACGGTTCGGAGGCTGGAGGAGGAGTGTGCCTCCATGCTGGGTACTCAGGATGCCCTTTTCGTATGTTCCGGCACCATGGGGAACCTCACCGCGGCGCTCACCTGGTGTCCAAGGGGCACCTCCGCCATAGTGGGGTCCATGTCCCACATGTACAACTACGAGGCGGGGGGCATGTCCGCCCTGGGTGGTGTCTTCCCCGCGGTGGTGGATGACTCGTCGGGGTGCCCTGCCCTTGAGGACGTGAAGGCGGCGGTGCGGGGTTCCGGGAACGTGCACTTCTCCCCAACTAGGTTGTTGTGCCTGGAGAACACCCACAACTCCTGCGGCGGGGTGGCGGTTGAGATCGAGCGTTTTAGGTCCCTGGCGCTTAAGGCCCGGGAGGAGGGGCTTTACGTGCACCTGGACGGGGCTAGGCTTTTTAACGCCTGTGTCGCTTTGGGCTGCGAGGCCAGGCTTTACGGTGAGGCTGTGACCTCCGTCATGATATGTCTTTCCAAGGGCCTTGGGGCCCCGATGGGGTCCGTGTTGTGCGGCCCGTCGGACTTCATAGCCGAGGCCAGGGGTTGGAGGAAGCGCTTGGGTGGAGGGCTCAGGCAGTCGGGGGTTGTGGCCGCCGCGGGGCTGGTGGCTTTGAGGAGCATCGACAGGCTGCATGAGGATCATGAGAACGCGGCGCTCCTATCCAGGGGGCTTGAAGACGGCGGGTTGAAGGTGCATAGGGTGCCGAACCCCACCAACATGGTCTACTTCTCCCTGCCTGGCTCGGTTTCCCCTGGCGGTTTTGTGAGGGCCCTGGCGGGCAAGGGGGTTTTTGTGGGGGCTTTGCCGGACGGAAGGATCCGGATGGTGACCCACCGGGACGTATCCCGGGAGGACGTGTTGGCGGCGGTGCCGGTGGTCTTAAAGGAGGCGGGTCTTAGAAGTTGA
- a CDS encoding N-acetylmuramoyl-L-alanine amidase, whose protein sequence is MSRGLSGFVLLAVLLSIMACAFPSEVHAREEGFMVLWNGEARKGDVPYKRQGGLTLVAADVMLSSLGLSWQPRSDGLVVVMGGRKLEFWANSPVARLNGSVVPLEHPVFGEGGHWWVEQKGALGIVNGFLKSGGLKGDLAFRGFSDGPAAVSASPVRKEAEKEPGAGNAKASNPPSPGGMEVPQALKSFRWGVQKGFVRAVLELGSTENVRVSHTPRGVEVSLPFGVPQSLIPPSPRQEVVSCSILSYGSSTTLTFKASRLPVKEFTLDSPVRLVLDFPDGSVASPQGGDEVVSGVSRPSPSGSSDDRGVEKKASKEGQAGRGDEAPVQSFISVERVFKGKDRPVVAVDPGHGGKDPGAMGNGLKEKDINLQVALRLKEVLGAYGVDVRLTREDDRYLKLSERTQLANQWKADLFLSLHCNSLPPGRHSRGVELYLMSLPTDRDAMRLALFENREIGDSSGSEGGMDRKTRLLMQILGDMQQNQKIDVSTSFAEALFGSGKASGLNMKRVAQAPFYVLKGAAMPAVLVEMGFISEPSDAALLRDPAFQGRMASALAKGIVDYLKTGRR, encoded by the coding sequence TTGAGTCGCGGGTTATCTGGTTTTGTCCTTTTAGCGGTTCTTTTGAGCATCATGGCCTGTGCTTTCCCGTCGGAGGTCCATGCCCGGGAAGAGGGTTTCATGGTGCTGTGGAACGGTGAGGCCCGGAAGGGGGATGTGCCCTACAAGCGGCAGGGAGGTCTTACTCTGGTGGCGGCGGATGTGATGCTCTCCTCCCTGGGCCTTTCGTGGCAGCCCCGGTCCGACGGGCTGGTGGTGGTGATGGGGGGCCGCAAGCTGGAGTTCTGGGCGAACTCGCCGGTGGCAAGGCTCAACGGCTCAGTGGTGCCCCTGGAGCACCCGGTCTTTGGGGAAGGGGGGCACTGGTGGGTTGAGCAGAAGGGGGCCCTTGGGATCGTCAACGGGTTCCTCAAGTCCGGTGGTCTCAAGGGGGACCTGGCCTTCCGGGGTTTTTCGGATGGTCCTGCGGCGGTGTCCGCTTCTCCTGTCCGGAAGGAGGCGGAGAAAGAACCTGGGGCCGGGAATGCCAAGGCCTCCAATCCCCCGTCCCCGGGGGGTATGGAGGTCCCCCAGGCCCTAAAGAGCTTCCGGTGGGGGGTCCAGAAGGGCTTCGTGAGGGCGGTGTTGGAGCTTGGGTCCACGGAGAACGTAAGGGTCTCCCATACCCCGAGGGGTGTTGAGGTCTCACTGCCCTTTGGGGTTCCCCAGTCGCTGATCCCCCCGTCTCCCAGGCAGGAGGTGGTGAGCTGTTCGATCCTTTCCTACGGATCGTCCACCACTTTGACGTTTAAGGCCTCCCGGCTGCCGGTCAAGGAGTTCACGCTGGATTCGCCGGTGAGGCTTGTCCTGGACTTCCCGGACGGGAGCGTCGCTTCCCCTCAGGGTGGTGATGAGGTGGTGAGCGGGGTCTCTCGTCCTTCCCCGTCCGGTTCCTCCGATGACCGGGGGGTGGAGAAGAAGGCCTCAAAGGAGGGGCAGGCCGGCAGGGGGGACGAGGCGCCCGTTCAGTCCTTCATATCGGTGGAGCGGGTGTTCAAGGGGAAGGACAGGCCCGTGGTGGCGGTGGATCCGGGGCACGGGGGGAAGGACCCGGGGGCCATGGGCAACGGTCTTAAGGAGAAGGACATAAACCTTCAGGTGGCGTTGAGGCTCAAGGAGGTGCTTGGCGCCTACGGTGTGGACGTGAGGCTCACCAGGGAGGACGACCGGTACCTCAAGCTTTCGGAGCGGACCCAGCTGGCGAACCAGTGGAAGGCGGACCTGTTCTTGAGCTTGCACTGCAACTCCCTTCCTCCGGGGCGTCACTCCCGGGGGGTGGAGCTGTATCTCATGTCCCTTCCCACGGACCGGGACGCCATGAGGCTAGCCCTCTTTGAGAACCGGGAGATAGGGGACTCCTCTGGGTCCGAGGGCGGGATGGATAGGAAGACCCGGCTACTCATGCAGATACTGGGGGACATGCAGCAGAACCAGAAGATAGACGTGAGCACCTCCTTTGCGGAGGCCCTTTTCGGCAGCGGCAAGGCCTCGGGGCTCAACATGAAGCGGGTCGCCCAGGCGCCGTTTTACGTGCTTAAAGGGGCTGCCATGCCGGCGGTGCTGGTGGAGATGGGGTTCATATCGGAGCCCTCTGACGCGGCGCTGCTAAGGGACCCGGCTTTCCAGGGACGGATGGCATCCGCCCTGGCCAAGGGGATTGTGGATTACCTTAAGACAGGCCGCCGTTGA
- a CDS encoding GerMN domain-containing protein → MWREDSQRDRDRYGRDRYRGREPEEGREGRKAPLPFRVIAWASLVAIFFGVGYGVTSLAFKYLDSGGRNVRGTVNSPEEVSVEGVSEDSASKSDRYEVYLPSGTSLEGKEFKVSGVATDEEAMKGVLEFFMAELTSSGWMKGSVQVLHLFRSGEWLYLDLSSSFLEGLKALGKDRAQLVMTGIVKTVAENFPPIRKVKVYVDGQDVSDKSVVDLSKPWALKQ, encoded by the coding sequence ATGTGGAGGGAAGACAGCCAAAGGGATAGGGATCGATACGGAAGGGACCGGTACAGGGGGAGGGAGCCCGAGGAGGGACGGGAGGGGCGAAAGGCCCCGCTGCCGTTCCGGGTCATCGCTTGGGCGTCCCTGGTGGCCATATTCTTTGGGGTGGGGTACGGAGTCACGTCCCTGGCCTTCAAGTACCTGGACTCCGGGGGCAGGAACGTTAGGGGCACGGTTAACTCCCCGGAGGAGGTATCCGTTGAGGGCGTTTCGGAGGATTCGGCGTCCAAGTCCGACAGGTACGAGGTGTACCTGCCTTCCGGGACGTCCCTGGAGGGCAAGGAGTTCAAGGTGTCCGGGGTGGCCACCGATGAGGAGGCCATGAAGGGGGTCTTGGAGTTCTTCATGGCGGAGCTTACCAGCTCCGGTTGGATGAAGGGTTCGGTTCAGGTGCTGCACCTTTTTAGGAGCGGGGAGTGGCTCTACCTTGATCTAAGCTCGTCTTTCCTGGAGGGGCTCAAGGCGCTTGGGAAGGACAGGGCCCAGCTGGTGATGACCGGCATAGTGAAGACCGTGGCGGAGAACTTTCCCCCCATAAGGAAGGTAAAGGTTTACGTGGATGGTCAGGACGTGTCGGACAAGTCCGTGGTGGACCTGTCTAAGCCCTGGGCCTTGAAACAATAG
- the rph gene encoding ribonuclease PH, whose product MERIDGRGCMDLRPVEIDRGCNRYAEGSALIRWGNTHVLCTASVEEKVPQFLRGTGQGWVSAEYAMLPRSTHQRTQREISRGRPNARGQEIQRLIGRSLRASVDLEALGERTVWIDCDVLQADGGTRTAAITASFVALVDACRWLLDRSVVKGFPVVHQVAAVSAGLVDGEVLLDLCYEEDSAAQVDCNVVMAEDGRFVELQATGEDALFPRQTFDRMLSAAEEGIRRLHRLQLEVLGVASFEELVGR is encoded by the coding sequence ATGGAAAGGATAGACGGAAGGGGCTGTATGGATCTAAGGCCCGTGGAGATAGACCGGGGGTGCAACCGGTACGCGGAGGGGTCGGCGCTCATAAGGTGGGGCAACACCCACGTGCTTTGCACCGCCTCGGTGGAGGAGAAGGTGCCTCAGTTCCTGAGGGGCACTGGTCAGGGGTGGGTGAGCGCCGAGTACGCCATGCTTCCCCGGTCGACCCATCAGAGGACCCAGCGGGAGATAAGCCGGGGTCGGCCGAACGCCAGGGGTCAGGAGATCCAGCGCCTCATAGGCAGGTCCCTGCGGGCCTCGGTGGACCTTGAAGCCCTGGGTGAGAGGACCGTGTGGATCGACTGTGACGTGCTTCAGGCCGACGGGGGTACCAGGACCGCGGCGATAACCGCCTCTTTCGTGGCGCTGGTGGATGCGTGCCGGTGGTTGTTGGACCGGAGCGTGGTGAAGGGTTTCCCGGTGGTGCATCAGGTTGCGGCGGTGAGCGCCGGCCTTGTGGACGGGGAGGTGCTCTTGGACCTTTGCTACGAGGAGGATTCGGCCGCTCAGGTGGACTGCAACGTGGTCATGGCGGAGGACGGCCGGTTCGTGGAGCTTCAGGCCACCGGGGAGGATGCTCTTTTCCCTCGGCAGACCTTTGATCGCATGCTTTCGGCGGCGGAGGAGGGCATAAGGCGTCTTCACCGGCTTCAGTTGGAGGTGCTGGGGGTGGCTAGCTTTGAAGAGCTCGTGGGCCGCTGA